One segment of Ignavibacteria bacterium DNA contains the following:
- a CDS encoding NAD(+)/NADH kinase, which produces MRRIAILAYTARPAAITWATHAINRLLEEGVDVIIDAILADALDADLASKCEVRSAMEFEKRADMVMTFGGDGTLLATARMLMSSDIPIMGVNVGKLGFLAEFPVTELDDAIMDVIKGNYRIVDRTTLMVEFNGVTAYALNEVLIERASEAKMIAVRAFVNEHHVADYRADGVIICTPTGSTAYSLAAGGPIIAPSANAMCITPIAPHTLTLRPLIVNDSSEIRFEPLSEHADSHVVADGKILGSVGRGDVVTIRKSEHLVKLVKRADSTYYDLLRDKLLWSADATKK; this is translated from the coding sequence ATGAGACGCATAGCCATCCTGGCGTATACGGCTAGGCCTGCTGCGATCACGTGGGCTACACACGCTATCAACCGACTCCTCGAAGAGGGTGTTGACGTGATCATTGATGCGATCCTTGCCGATGCACTGGATGCCGACCTTGCTTCGAAGTGTGAGGTGCGTTCAGCAATGGAGTTCGAAAAACGCGCAGATATGGTGATGACATTTGGCGGCGATGGCACCTTGCTTGCCACCGCTCGTATGCTCATGAGCTCCGATATCCCGATCATGGGTGTCAACGTTGGCAAACTCGGCTTCCTTGCAGAATTCCCTGTGACGGAACTGGATGATGCTATCATGGACGTGATCAAGGGCAACTATCGTATCGTTGACCGCACAACCTTGATGGTAGAGTTCAACGGTGTAACGGCCTACGCGCTGAACGAAGTACTTATCGAACGAGCATCAGAAGCAAAAATGATCGCTGTTCGCGCCTTTGTGAACGAGCACCATGTTGCGGATTATCGAGCCGACGGCGTCATCATCTGTACGCCAACAGGGTCAACAGCGTATTCCCTCGCAGCTGGAGGTCCGATCATCGCACCCTCGGCAAATGCGATGTGCATCACTCCGATCGCGCCACATACACTCACACTTCGCCCCCTTATCGTCAATGATAGCAGTGAGATCCGCTTTGAGCCGTTGAGCGAGCATGCAGATTCACATGTAGTTGCCGACGGAAAGATCCTCGGGTCTGTTGGAAGGGGCGATGTGGTTACCATACGCAAGAGCGAACATCTGGTGAAACTGGTGAAGCG
- a CDS encoding DUF1844 domain-containing protein: protein MKPTFLTVIQVFQIEGMVALGKMLNPATNEITKSMEHARYVIDVLDILHEKTKGNLESDEARFLDQTLSTLKLNFVDEFGNPSTPFVNGELA, encoded by the coding sequence ATGAAACCAACCTTCCTTACGGTCATTCAAGTTTTTCAGATCGAGGGCATGGTGGCCCTCGGAAAGATGCTCAACCCGGCAACCAATGAGATCACGAAGAGCATGGAACATGCACGCTATGTGATCGATGTCCTCGATATCCTGCACGAAAAGACGAAGGGGAATCTCGAGAGCGATGAAGCGCGCTTCCTAGATCAGACGTTGAGCACTCTTAAACTGAACTTCGTTGATGAGTTCGGCAATCCGAGTACTCCATTCGTCAATGGTGAGCTGGCTTAA
- the pfkA gene encoding 6-phosphofructokinase, with protein MKRIAVFTSGGDAPGMNAHIRAVERTGEKRGLEVIGIIGGYSGMILGHFEVLDRIRTANIIDRGGTILKTSRCPEFEEVEGRVKAAEELRKHGIDGVVACGGDGTFHGAHYLWQEHGIPIVGTPGTIDNDLSGTDYTIGYDTAINTAAQAIDKIRDTADSHGRLFFIEVMGRHAGFIAMDVGIACGAEYVAVPETLTDIDEMYQRILAQGLDKRTVVIVGEGDELGGALGISKKLEERYGISSKISILGHIQRGGSPTVRDRVLASRLGAAAVDALLEGRSDVMIGEMSGQITFVPLEQTWAERKPVPPYLTELSDILV; from the coding sequence ATGAAACGCATAGCAGTCTTTACCAGCGGGGGCGACGCTCCCGGCATGAATGCCCACATCCGTGCCGTAGAACGTACGGGTGAAAAGCGCGGCCTAGAAGTGATCGGCATTATTGGTGGGTATTCCGGCATGATCCTGGGGCATTTTGAGGTACTGGATCGAATTCGGACGGCCAATATCATCGACCGAGGCGGCACAATCCTCAAAACGTCTCGTTGTCCGGAGTTCGAGGAGGTGGAAGGACGTGTCAAGGCCGCCGAAGAACTCCGCAAACATGGGATCGATGGCGTTGTGGCCTGTGGCGGCGATGGTACCTTCCACGGTGCTCATTATCTCTGGCAGGAACATGGGATCCCGATCGTAGGAACCCCGGGGACGATCGATAATGACCTCTCGGGTACTGACTACACCATTGGGTACGATACGGCGATCAATACGGCGGCACAGGCCATCGATAAGATCAGAGATACGGCCGACAGCCATGGTCGACTCTTCTTCATCGAGGTTATGGGACGTCATGCCGGCTTTATCGCCATGGACGTCGGCATCGCCTGCGGTGCTGAATATGTTGCGGTCCCGGAAACCCTTACTGACATCGATGAAATGTATCAGCGGATCTTAGCTCAAGGCCTCGACAAACGCACGGTGGTGATCGTTGGTGAAGGTGACGAACTTGGCGGCGCCCTCGGCATCAGCAAAAAACTCGAAGAACGCTACGGAATATCCTCCAAGATCTCCATCCTCGGACATATTCAAAGAGGGGGCTCTCCAACGGTTCGAGATCGTGTGCTTGCGTCTCGACTTGGCGCTGCTGCCGTTGATGCCCTCCTTGAAGGTCGTTCCGATGTTATGATCGGCGAAATGTCGGGTCAGATCACCTTTGTCCCACTCGAACAAACATGGGCGGAACGCAAACCTGTCCCGCCATATCTCACAGAACTTTCCGACATCCTCGTATGA